A region of Nostoc sp. C052 DNA encodes the following proteins:
- a CDS encoding lipopolysaccharide assembly protein LapB, with protein sequence MSITSLSLQQAENSEWRFVSPEYPPEIYEQYYNICEEWDSSQNANPHKLINELILIITNYPSFLDAYSLLGMIFSDCNKKDISHKIWLIAGQLLLQAIPKSFDFQRDTLNYYILPNRSFFRSYFNLGLTYFENANDEKIDFLRQANLKLAAEVFQNLVNINRSDNVGARDLLVPCYLGLEDYEKVLEVCSLYEDGETTDPSILYGRVLAALKLRKRARARQWLQVAIKYRPLVAQILLKVNPKQPIDYSANAYTCGGADEAYNYWQQNYKYWQAFPESLQLISEHQSLILEVNAQKSREWGSSLLKPENRKPYPEIFSLEESGV encoded by the coding sequence ATGTCAATTACATCTTTATCTTTGCAACAAGCTGAAAATAGCGAGTGGAGGTTCGTCTCTCCAGAATACCCTCCAGAGATTTATGAACAGTACTACAATATTTGTGAAGAGTGGGATTCCAGTCAAAATGCAAATCCCCACAAATTAATTAATGAGTTGATTTTAATTATCACTAACTACCCATCTTTTTTAGATGCTTACTCTCTTCTAGGGATGATTTTTAGTGACTGCAACAAAAAAGATATCTCCCATAAAATTTGGTTGATAGCAGGACAACTACTTTTACAAGCAATCCCAAAATCTTTTGACTTCCAACGTGATACCTTGAATTATTACATATTACCAAATCGCTCTTTTTTTAGGAGTTATTTTAATCTAGGTTTAACTTACTTTGAAAATGCAAATGATGAAAAAATAGACTTTTTACGGCAAGCAAATCTCAAGTTAGCTGCCGAAGTTTTTCAAAATTTGGTTAATATTAATCGTAGCGATAATGTTGGAGCTAGAGACTTGCTAGTTCCATGCTATCTAGGCTTAGAAGATTATGAAAAAGTTTTGGAAGTCTGTTCCCTCTATGAAGACGGGGAAACTACCGACCCCAGCATCCTTTATGGTCGAGTGTTGGCTGCATTAAAGCTCAGGAAAAGAGCTAGAGCAAGACAATGGTTGCAAGTTGCAATAAAATACCGCCCATTAGTTGCTCAAATTTTACTCAAAGTAAACCCGAAGCAGCCAATTGATTATTCTGCAAATGCTTATACTTGCGGTGGCGCAGATGAAGCCTACAACTATTGGCAGCAAAACTACAAATACTGGCAGGCTTTTCCAGAATCTTTACAATTGATCTCAGAGCATCAGTCTTTAATCCTTGAGGTCAACGCCCAAAAAAGTCGTGAATGGGGATCTTCGCTACTAAAGCCAGAGAACCGCAAACCCTATCCAGAAATTTTTAGCCTCGAAGAAAGCGGGGTTTAG